In a genomic window of Chaetodon auriga isolate fChaAug3 chromosome 1, fChaAug3.hap1, whole genome shotgun sequence:
- the ext2 gene encoding exostosin-2 produces the protein MYTSGKYSSRGPALIPRMKTKHRIYYITLFSVVLLGLIATGMFQFWPHSIESAADWTLDKRSVHDAPLVRLPVSSPIPERGDLSCRMHTCFDVYRCGYNPKNRIKVYIYPLQKFVDELGVPISSTGLSREYNDLLSAISDSDFYTDDVTRACLFIPSIDVLNQNSLRIRETAQALSMLPRWDRGMNHLLFNMLPGGPPDYNTALDVPRDRALLAGGGFSTWTYRQGYDVSIPVYSPLSADVELPERQPGPRRYFILSSQTAIHREYRAEVERLKEENGEALLLLDKCSNLSQGAASARKRCCKGQVYDYPQILQESSFCVVLRGARLGQAALSDVLQAGCVPVILADSYILPFSEVLDWKRASVVIPEEKLSEMYTILKSIPHRQVEEMQRQARWFWEAYFSSMKAIGLTTLQIINDRIYPYAARTYEQWNNPPVVKWSSVNSPLFLPLIPPRAPGFTAVVLTYDRVESLFRVITEISKVPSLAKLLVVWNNQNKSPPEESLWPKIGVPLKVVRTKENKLSNRFFPYDEIETEAVLAIDDDIIMLTSDELQFGYEVWREFPDRLVGYPGRLHLWDHEMGKWKYESEWTNEVSMVLTGAAFYHKYFNYLYTYKMPGDIKNWVDAHMNCEDIAMNFLVANITGKAPIKVTPRKKFKCPECTAIDGLSLDQTHMVERSECINKFASVFGTMPLKVVEHRADPVLYKDDFPEKLKSFPNIGSL, from the exons ATGTATACCTCTGGGAAATACAGCTCGCGGGGCCCCGCTCTTATCCCGCGGATGAAAACCAAGCACCGCATCTACTACATCACCCTCTTCTCAGTGGTGCTGCTTGGACTTATCGCCACGGGGATGTTTCAGTTCTGGCCCCACTCCATTGAGTCCGCAGCCGACTGGACCCTCGATAAGCGAAGTGTTCACGACGCACCTCTGGTCCGCCTGCCTGTCTCCAGTCCCATTCCTGAGAGGGGCGACCTCAGCTGTCGAATGCACACCTGCTTTGATGTGTACAGATGTGGCTACAATCCTAAGAACAGGATCAAG GTCTACATCTACCCTCTGCAGAAGTTTGTGGATGAATTGGGCGTCCCCATCAGCAGCACTGGACTGTCCCGGGAGTACAATGATCTGCTCAGTGCCATCTCTGACAGTGACTTttacactgatgatgtcaccagggCTTGTCTTTTTATCCCGTCTATTGATGTGCTGAATCAGAACTCCCTGCGTATCAGAGAGACCGCCCAGGCTCTGTCAATGCTACCCAG ATGGGACAGAGGGATGAATCACCTACTTTTCAACATGTTACCTGGAGGCCCCCCAGACTACAACACTGCCTTGGATGTGCCCAGAGACAG AGCGCTGCTTGCTGGAGGAGGTTTCTCTACATGGACCTACCGACAAGGTTATGATGTCAGCATCCCAGTGTACAGCCCCCTTTCTGCAGATGTTGAGCTGCCTGAGAGACAGCCGGG GCCACGGCGCTACTTTATTCTGTCCTCTCAAACTGCCATTCACCGTGAGTACCGTGCTGAAGTGGAGCGCTTGAAGGAAGAAAATGGTGAAGCATTGCTCCTTCTGGACAAGTGTAGCAACCTCTCTCAGGGTGCTGCCTCTGCACGGAAACGCTGCTGCAAGGGGCAGGTGTATGACTACCCTCAGATCTTGCAG GAGTCTTCTTTCTGTGTGGTTTTGCGGGGGGCACGATTGGGTCAGGCTGCCCTCAGCGATGTGCTGCAGGCTGGCTGTGTCCCCGTCATCCTCGCTGACTCCTACATTCTGCCCTTTTCTGAAGTGCTTGACTGGAAAAG GGCATCTGTGGTTATTCCAGAGGAGAAGCTATCAGAGATGTACACCATCCTAAAGAGTATTCCTCACAGACAAGTTGaagagatgcagagacag gCACGCTGGTTCTGGGAGGCCTACTTCAGCTCCATGAAGGCTATTGGCTTAACAACGCTCCAGATCATCAATGACCGCATCTACCCATATGCTGCACGCACCTACGAGCAGTGGAACAATCCACCTGTGGTG AAGTGGTCCAGCGTGAACAGCCCTCTCTTCCTGCCACTCATCCCACCGAGGGCACCTGGGTTCACAGCAGTGGTGCTGACCTATGATCGTGTTGAGAGTCTTTTCCGGGTCATCACAGAAATCTCCAAGGTGCCTAGCTTGGCTAAGCTGCTGGTGGTGTGGAATAACCAGAACAAGAGTCCTCCTGAGG AGTCTCTTTGGCCGAAGATCGGTGTTCCTCTCAAAGTCGTGCGAACCAAAGAGAACAAGCTGAGTAACCGCTTCTTCCCCTATGACGAGATCGAGACAGAAGCTGTGCTGGCCATcgatgatgacatcatcatgctGACATCTGATGAACTGCAGTTTGGCTACGag GTATGGAGGGAGTTCCCAGACAGGCTGGTGGGCTACCCAGGCCGGCTGCACCTCTGGGACCATGAAATGGGGAAGTGGAAGTATGAGTCAGAGTGGACCAACGAGGTGTCCATGGTCCTAACTGGAGCCGCCTTCTACCACAAG TACTTCAACTATTTGTACACATACAAGATGCCAGGAGACATCAAGAACTGGGTGGACGCTCACATGAACTGTGAAGATATTGCCATGAACTTCCTGGTGGCGAACATCACAGGCAAAGCCCCCATAAAG GTGACGCCCAGGAAAAAGTTCAAGTGCCCGGAGTGCACTGCCATTGATGGACTGTCCCTGGATCAGACACACATGGTGGAGAG ATCTGAGTGTATCAACAAGTTTGCATCAGTTTTCGGTACAATGCCTCTGAAGGTGGTGGAACACCGTGCAGACCCAGTGCTCTATAAAGACGACTTCCCAGAGAAGCTCAAGAGCTTCCCCAACATCGGCAGCCTCTGA